A stretch of Acidovorax sp. RAC01 DNA encodes these proteins:
- a CDS encoding multifunctional CCA addition/repair protein has translation MQIYMVGGAVRDKLLGRPVNDHDWVVVGATPEQMLELGYLPVGRDFPVFLHPDTREEYALARTERKSGKGYRGFVVQSSPDVTLEQDLSRRDLTINSIAEGPIGSSAKGLFDPHSGATDLQARVLRHVTDAFREDPVRILRVARFAARFTDFTVAPETMGLMREMVEHGEADHLVAERVWQELARGLMEAKPSRMFEVLRACGALKVLLPEVDRLWGVPQRAEYHPEVDTGVHLMMVLDMAARLQAPLVVRFACLAHDLGKGTTPAHVLPRHIGHEERSARLLKAVAERLRVPLDCRETADVVAREHGNIHRSGELSAAALVRLLERCDAIRKPERFADILLACECDARGRLGLEEAAYPQRPRLLAALGAVQAVVTRDIAADAAARGMSGPQVGTLIHQARVAAVGQWLEGARAH, from the coding sequence ATGCAAATCTACATGGTGGGCGGCGCTGTCCGCGACAAGCTGCTGGGCCGCCCCGTGAACGACCACGACTGGGTGGTGGTGGGCGCTACGCCTGAGCAGATGCTGGAGCTGGGCTACCTGCCGGTGGGGCGCGACTTTCCGGTGTTTTTGCACCCCGACACGCGCGAGGAGTACGCGCTGGCCCGCACGGAGCGCAAAAGCGGCAAGGGCTACCGCGGTTTTGTGGTGCAAAGCTCGCCCGACGTCACGCTGGAGCAGGACCTCTCGCGGCGCGACCTTACTATTAATTCCATAGCAGAAGGACCAATTGGTTCAAGCGCCAAAGGCCTTTTTGACCCCCACTCCGGTGCCACAGACCTCCAGGCACGCGTTCTGCGCCATGTGACCGATGCCTTCCGCGAAGACCCGGTGCGCATCCTGCGCGTGGCCCGCTTTGCCGCGCGCTTTACCGACTTCACGGTGGCGCCCGAGACCATGGGACTCATGCGCGAGATGGTCGAGCATGGCGAAGCTGACCACCTGGTGGCCGAGCGCGTGTGGCAGGAACTGGCCCGGGGGCTGATGGAGGCAAAACCCTCGCGCATGTTCGAGGTGCTGCGCGCGTGTGGGGCCCTGAAGGTGCTGCTGCCCGAGGTGGACCGCCTGTGGGGCGTGCCCCAGCGCGCCGAATACCACCCGGAGGTGGACACCGGCGTGCACCTGATGATGGTGCTGGACATGGCCGCCCGGCTGCAGGCGCCGCTGGTGGTGCGCTTTGCCTGCCTGGCGCACGACCTGGGCAAGGGCACCACGCCCGCCCATGTGCTGCCGCGCCACATCGGCCACGAGGAGCGCAGCGCCCGCCTGCTCAAGGCCGTGGCCGAGCGCCTGCGCGTACCGCTGGATTGCCGCGAGACCGCCGACGTGGTGGCGCGCGAGCACGGCAACATCCACCGCAGCGGAGAGCTTTCAGCCGCGGCACTCGTGCGGCTGCTGGAGCGCTGCGATGCCATCCGCAAGCCCGAGCGCTTTGCCGACATTCTGCTGGCGTGTGAATGCGATGCGCGCGGCCGGCTGGGGTTGGAAGAAGCCGCCTACCCGCAGCGCCCTCGCCTGCTGGCAGCGCTGGGCGCCGTGCAGGCTGTGGTCACGCGCGACATTGCGGCCGATGCCGCAGCCCGCGGCATGAGCGGCCCGCAGGTGGGCACGCTGATTCACCAGGCGCGAGTGGCGGCTGTGGGGCAGTGGCTCGAAGGCGCCCGGGCGCACTGA